A segment of the Pseudoalteromonas sp. DL-6 genome:
ACGAGGCCGCGGCTAATGCCTATTGCTCTGGCTGAAAAAGTAATAATGGCAGAGGCGACTAAGCTAGTTATTCGCCCTGCAATAACCTCTGACTTAAAGGCGTTGGTGGCGCTTGAAAATACTTGCTTTAGTAACGATAAGCTAAGTGCGCGAAGTTTAAAGCGCTGGCTTGGGGCTAAACATGGGATTTTATTAGTTGCTGAGCAAAATGCGCAACTATGTGGCTATGGTTTAGTGTGGTGCCATAAAGGCACGCGTTTAGCGCGTTTGTATTCGTTAGCCGTATTACCAACGATGCAGGGCAAGGGGATAGCCAAAAAATTACTCAATGCGCTTGAAAAAGCGACCAGTGAGCGTGGACGTATTTATTTACGCCTAGAAGTTGCAGTAAATAACGACAGCGCCATTGGGCTTTATAAAAGTGTGGGGTATCGCGTATTTGGTCAATACAGTGATTATTATGACGATCACAGTGATGCCTTACGCATGCAAAAAAATATTCGCCAAACCAGTGAGTTGCAGGTTGAGCGTTTAACGCCATGGTATCAGCAAACCACCGAGTTTACCTGTGGTCCTGCTGCGTTATTAATGGCAATGGCTGCTCTTGACTCAAACACAGAGCTGAGTCAGTCACATGAATTAGCTTTGTGGCGTGAAGGCACCACTATTTTTATGACCTCTGGACATGGCGGGTGTCACCCGTTTGGTTTAGCACTGGCTGCAAATAAACGCGGTTTTACAAGTGAGGTAATTGTTAATACATCTGAACCATTATTTTTAGATGGGGTTCGCAGTGATAACAAAAAAACAGTATTGGCCACGGTTCATCAACAGTTTGTTGAAGGTATTGCAGCGGCAAATATTTCAGTTACACAAAAAGATGTTGAATTAACTGACATAGAAAACTGGTTGAGTCAGGGATTTAGTGTGTTGCTGTTAATTAGTACCTATCGGTTTGATGGTAAAAAATCACCGCACTGGGTGTGTGTAACCCATTTAGATGCACATTGTGTTTACGTACATGACCCATTTTGCGAGCCTGGTAATGACAACCAGCTAGCAATAGATTGTCAGTATGTACCAATTGCACGCAGCGACTTTAGTAAAATGTCGGTATTTGGTAGCCAAAGGCTCAGAACGGCAGTTGCTATTGGAAAAGTAAAATAGATTAGGATATTAAGTGACATTTTTAGATTTTATCGATGTAGCGCCATATTCATGGGCAGCCATCGGCACCGCTGCTTTTTGTGGCGCTATTATTGGTATAGAACGCCAATTGCGCGGCAAACCCGTAGGTATTCGCACATCTGCGTTAATAACCTTAGGTACATATTTGTTTTTATCAACGGCATTTAACTTACAGGGAGATGTGATTGATCATTCTCGAGTAGTGGGGCAAATAATCACGGGTATTGGCTTTTTAGGCGCAGGCGTTATGCTGGCAAAAGATGGTGCCGTGGTAGGGGTTACATCCGCTGCCACTATTTGGGTGCTCGCGTCTATTGGGGTGATGATAGCAACCGAAAACCTAGGTGCTGCAATTAAGCTTTCTATACTGGTGGTTGGTATTTTATATGGTGTTGATGTGCTCGAAGCTAAGTTTAAAAGTCTCAGCAAAGGTGTGCACGCTAAAGTAAAAAGTTATCATAAACGTTATTATCGAAAAGACAGTATAGATACCGAACGCCACTAAATAGTGGCGTTTTTTATGCTGGTAGAGTTGCGTTTAGTAAACTAAGTGCATCGTTAATTGCTGCGGGGCGGCCAATAAAATAACCTTGCACACTATCTACATTGAGCTTTCTTAACGAGTTGAGTTCTTCTTCGGTTTCAATTCCTTCGGCAACGATGGTGCAGTCGATTGCTTTTGCAAACCCGCACAGTGCTTTGGCCAGCAAAAATTTTCGATCGTCAGTGTTTATGTTTTGAGTGAGGCTGATATCTAATTTAATAATGTCGGCTTCAAGCTCTAATATGTGCTGAAACGATGAAAAGCCTGCGCCTACATCATCAATAGCTAAGCGAAGCCCTCTGTTTCTAAGCGGCGTAAGTGCAGCTCGCATTTTTTCGTAGTCTGAGATTGGCGAATGCTCGGTGATCTCTAACACCAGCCTGGTGCAGTCACTTTGTTGTAATGTATGTTCAAGTGCACCGCTTAGAATATGCGAAGGTGAGCAATTAATGGCAATGTAAATTGTATCATTTAATTGTGCCATGTCTTTGACTGCATTTTTAATGGCTAGCATTTCTAATGCTTCATTTAAGCCAACCTTACTTGCTTCTTTAAACCATATATCAGGGGTTTTATAAGGAGTGGTAAAAAACCGAGCAAGTGATTCAAAACCCGCAATTTTATTATGGCGTAGACTATAAATAGGCTGGAAATACATACTAATATCATTATCGCTAATAATTTGCTGAATAACTGATTTGGTATGAGTGTGCGATACACTTTTGGATAAGTTTTTTTCAATTAAGTCCGTCGCTATTTCAGAAATAATATTTAAAAACGATAAATCGCGATCGTTTAAACTCTCATCATGATGTGATTTATAACAACAAAACGTGCCATACAGTTTGCCGTTCGACAGGTTGATAGGAACACCTATATAAGCGCCTATACCTAACTTTTTGGTCACCGGCATAGCCTTGGTTATAGGGTTAGCTTTGGTATTAGTAATAATTGGACTGAGCTTTTCATCGGTGATTTTTTGGCAATACGTTTCATTAATTGGATCGGCATTGCCCACTTTAACAATTTGGTTTTCAGAGGGGTTATCAACCACTTTAAAAACCCGCTCATCGTTAATAAATTCAGATATAAAAGCAACATCCATATCTAAATGTTTGCGTACCAACGCGAGTAAGTTAGTTAGTTTAGCCTCAATGGATGTGTTGTTTTGTTGATCGACAAGTAGATTGGTAAATTTATCCATTGTGCTATCTCCCTGTTGTAATTTCACCACGCCTAATAGCTAATACTATAATTTATATGTATAAAAATATCTAATTAATAACTGCATCAATCTGTGTTCACTCATATTTAAACTCAAGCTAGCTGTATATAAGTAGGCTCAGCTATAAGTTGTAGTTATTATCTATTTTGTTAATGCTAGGTTAATATGCGTGAGATTTATGGAAAGTAATAATTTAGAGGGATATTAATGCATCAGCATTCATTTGATAAAACAGACGAAGTGAGACTCATTGTATTTAAAAATATGAGTCTAATTATCTCAGTGGTTGCACTGATAGTGGCTTATATCAATATTTTTATAAATAAAAACATTGCTTTAGGTTTTATTGAACTGGCATTGGCTATTTTTTGTATTTTTACCTATCAACAAATACTAACAAAGCGTTCTAAGTTGTGGCATCGTTACGCTGTTATCTATACTTACTTTGTGGTGGTGCTGCTTGCAATCGCAGTCATTAAATTAGACACAGGTATATCACATTGGCTGTGTACCTTTCCTGTATTGGTTTATTTATTATTTGGAAAGAAACAAGGCTTAATCAGCAGTTTTAGTTTATTGCTTGCCGTGTTACTCATTTTTTATATTATTGATAAAACGGTAACTCAGGTAAATTTCAAACTCATTACCAATGTATCTCTTACTTATATTATTGTATGGGGTATTTCTCACGTATTTGAATCAATGCGGGCCTCTAATCAAGAGGAAATTATTAATCTGGCACTTCGTGATACGTTAACTCAAGCTTACAACCGCCGTGCTTTTAAAAGTCATTTTGATAAGCATATCGACTTTTCAAAGCCCTATTGTTTTGCTTTAGGGGATCTCGATTTTTTTAAAAAAGTAAATGATGAGTATGGCCACGACGCTGGTGATGCAGTACTAGTGCAATTAACCCAGTTATTTAAAACACATTTGGGTGATGAGCATGTTTACCGCTTTGGTGGTGAAGAATTTACATTAGTAGTAAATAATGATCTAGAGACGGCGATCACCGTAATGAATAAATTAAGAATTGATATAGAAAATCATCAATTTACTTATTTGCAAAGCACATTAAATATCACCATTAGTCTAGGCTTGGTCGACATTGAAGCACGTGAGCATACTAACCTAAGTGATATTTTAAGGTTAGCCGACAACTATCTGTATTTAGCAAAACAGAATGGTCGAAACTGTATAGTGAACGGCCGAACTAAAATATCAAACGAGTGTAGAGAAGTATTAACCAAATAACTTTCGTCTGACTACTTTTCTGTATTCACTGGGTGTTTGGCGTAATACTTTTTTAAATACTCGGGTTAAATGCCCTTGGTCGTTGTAACCAACCTCTAGTGCAACCTCTTGAATTGACAAGTTAGAAGAAGCCAATAAATCTTTAGCGCCTTCTACTCGTAGCTGTTGCCAATACTCGATGGGGCTTTGGTTGGTGGCACTTCTAAATCGACGGGTAAAGGTGCGATAACTTAAACTAAATTGAGCTGCCACTTGTTGTAAATTAAGTTCACTGGCTAAATTTGTTTTTAACCAAAATTGTATTTGTGCAATCAGTTCATCAGGGTGCCTATCTACTGCTCCCTCTAAATAACGTTGATCTTCGTAGGGTTTACGAATTTCATGGGAAAAGTTGCGCTCTACATGTTGCGCCGCTTCTTTACCGTAATATTGACTAATAATATGCACGATAACATCAGCAAGTGCATTTAAACTGGCTACGGTATACATACGCTCTGACTGAGTGATAAAAAAATCCGGTTTTAAACTTACATTAGGGTAGTCATGCTTAAACTGCTTAGCATAATGCCAATGCGTAGTTGCGGGGTGGCCGTCAAGTAAACTAGCCTCTGCGACAAAGCAATTACCTGTGCCTACTCCAATTATATGACTTCCTACAGTAAAGCTCTCGCTCAACCAAGTGACTAATTGTTGATTAGTGCGAATCACTGGGCGTGGGTTACGCCAAATGCCTGGCACAATCACTAAATCGCAATAAGGTGAATTTTCGCTAGTACAATCAGGAATAATCGATAGTCCAGTTCGCGTCTTAATGGCATCACTATTTTTAGCCACTAAATGAATAGCCAGAGGTTTAAAGCTGTTTTTATCACTATGGCCTTTAGCAAATGCTTCGCCGGCACTTAGCATTTCAATCGGTAGTGTAAGACTGGTTACCAGCAAGTGTTCAAACACCGCAATACCAATATTAATGGGAGGGGGTAATGGGTTATTGCTCATTATGAATGCTCCGACCAGTTGTTTTTGGCCTTTTATGCCGCTTATTTGGCTATTAAAGCACAAAGGTGTATCTGTAATCCAATTAAACTAATGTCATATTCTTATAACACGCATTTTAAAGGTAAATTATGACTGCATTACCCGTTATTGTAGGCATGGGAGGCATTAATGCCGCTGGCCGTACTTCTTTTCATCAAGGTTATCGTCGTATCGTGTTAGATAGCTTAGCGGCGCAAGCTCGCCAAGAAACGTTTTTAGGCCTTGCCACAC
Coding sequences within it:
- a CDS encoding helix-turn-helix domain-containing protein; amino-acid sequence: MSNNPLPPPINIGIAVFEHLLVTSLTLPIEMLSAGEAFAKGHSDKNSFKPLAIHLVAKNSDAIKTRTGLSIIPDCTSENSPYCDLVIVPGIWRNPRPVIRTNQQLVTWLSESFTVGSHIIGVGTGNCFVAEASLLDGHPATTHWHYAKQFKHDYPNVSLKPDFFITQSERMYTVASLNALADVIVHIISQYYGKEAAQHVERNFSHEIRKPYEDQRYLEGAVDRHPDELIAQIQFWLKTNLASELNLQQVAAQFSLSYRTFTRRFRSATNQSPIEYWQQLRVEGAKDLLASSNLSIQEVALEVGYNDQGHLTRVFKKVLRQTPSEYRKVVRRKLFG
- a CDS encoding GNAT family N-acetyltransferase/peptidase C39 family protein — encoded protein: MPIALAEKVIMAEATKLVIRPAITSDLKALVALENTCFSNDKLSARSLKRWLGAKHGILLVAEQNAQLCGYGLVWCHKGTRLARLYSLAVLPTMQGKGIAKKLLNALEKATSERGRIYLRLEVAVNNDSAIGLYKSVGYRVFGQYSDYYDDHSDALRMQKNIRQTSELQVERLTPWYQQTTEFTCGPAALLMAMAALDSNTELSQSHELALWREGTTIFMTSGHGGCHPFGLALAANKRGFTSEVIVNTSEPLFLDGVRSDNKKTVLATVHQQFVEGIAAANISVTQKDVELTDIENWLSQGFSVLLLISTYRFDGKKSPHWVCVTHLDAHCVYVHDPFCEPGNDNQLAIDCQYVPIARSDFSKMSVFGSQRLRTAVAIGKVK
- a CDS encoding MgtC/SapB family protein — protein: MTFLDFIDVAPYSWAAIGTAAFCGAIIGIERQLRGKPVGIRTSALITLGTYLFLSTAFNLQGDVIDHSRVVGQIITGIGFLGAGVMLAKDGAVVGVTSAATIWVLASIGVMIATENLGAAIKLSILVVGILYGVDVLEAKFKSLSKGVHAKVKSYHKRYYRKDSIDTERH
- a CDS encoding GGDEF domain-containing protein, translated to MHQHSFDKTDEVRLIVFKNMSLIISVVALIVAYINIFINKNIALGFIELALAIFCIFTYQQILTKRSKLWHRYAVIYTYFVVVLLAIAVIKLDTGISHWLCTFPVLVYLLFGKKQGLISSFSLLLAVLLIFYIIDKTVTQVNFKLITNVSLTYIIVWGISHVFESMRASNQEEIINLALRDTLTQAYNRRAFKSHFDKHIDFSKPYCFALGDLDFFKKVNDEYGHDAGDAVLVQLTQLFKTHLGDEHVYRFGGEEFTLVVNNDLETAITVMNKLRIDIENHQFTYLQSTLNITISLGLVDIEAREHTNLSDILRLADNYLYLAKQNGRNCIVNGRTKISNECREVLTK
- a CDS encoding EAL domain-containing protein, translated to MDKFTNLLVDQQNNTSIEAKLTNLLALVRKHLDMDVAFISEFINDERVFKVVDNPSENQIVKVGNADPINETYCQKITDEKLSPIITNTKANPITKAMPVTKKLGIGAYIGVPINLSNGKLYGTFCCYKSHHDESLNDRDLSFLNIISEIATDLIEKNLSKSVSHTHTKSVIQQIISDNDISMYFQPIYSLRHNKIAGFESLARFFTTPYKTPDIWFKEASKVGLNEALEMLAIKNAVKDMAQLNDTIYIAINCSPSHILSGALEHTLQQSDCTRLVLEITEHSPISDYEKMRAALTPLRNRGLRLAIDDVGAGFSSFQHILELEADIIKLDISLTQNINTDDRKFLLAKALCGFAKAIDCTIVAEGIETEEELNSLRKLNVDSVQGYFIGRPAAINDALSLLNATLPA